The proteins below come from a single Rhodohalobacter sp. SW132 genomic window:
- a CDS encoding aspartate aminotransferase family protein — MKFFKSKSEKLLERRKAIVANGVGVFNTATVKSAKGATIIDSDGKEWIDFAGGIGVVNAGHCPKSVVKAIQDQAAKYIHTSFNVVTYEPYIELCEKLAEILPHGEETKAMLVSTGAEAVENAIKIARQATKRQAVVCYTGAFHGRTMMAMTLTSKIDYKLNCGPFAPEVYRLPFPNYYRYNQRGDLDQFVEWELKRLHESMRNMVDPANVAAIIMEPIQGEGGINPAPEKYLKGLRKFCDDHGILLIFDEVQSGFGRTGNWASWQNYRVTPDISTYAKSLGSGMPIAAILGKADVMDAAAPGTIGGTYIGNPVCCAAALATIAYMEEIDLNKKGIKVGIYTRNRLKKLQEKCPQIGDVRGLGAFLAVEFVKNGDPRQPDGELTGKIVKACAERGLVLLSAGTHKNVLRILSPLVISDEQLDQGLSILEEETLKACGIEL; from the coding sequence ATGAAATTTTTTAAAAGCAAATCTGAAAAACTACTTGAACGGAGAAAAGCCATTGTAGCCAACGGTGTTGGAGTTTTTAATACTGCTACAGTGAAGTCGGCCAAAGGGGCTACAATTATAGATTCAGACGGGAAGGAGTGGATCGATTTTGCCGGTGGTATTGGGGTGGTAAACGCCGGTCACTGTCCGAAATCTGTAGTGAAGGCCATACAGGATCAGGCGGCAAAGTATATCCACACCAGTTTTAATGTGGTTACGTATGAGCCCTACATTGAGCTTTGTGAAAAACTGGCTGAAATTCTACCGCACGGGGAAGAGACCAAAGCAATGCTTGTAAGCACAGGTGCAGAGGCGGTGGAAAACGCCATTAAAATTGCGCGCCAGGCTACGAAACGTCAGGCTGTTGTGTGTTACACCGGTGCGTTTCACGGCCGGACCATGATGGCGATGACCCTGACCAGTAAGATTGATTATAAGCTGAATTGCGGCCCGTTTGCTCCGGAAGTATATCGCCTGCCATTTCCCAACTACTACCGGTACAACCAAAGAGGGGATTTGGATCAGTTTGTGGAGTGGGAATTGAAGCGTCTGCACGAAAGCATGCGGAATATGGTGGACCCGGCTAACGTAGCTGCCATCATTATGGAGCCCATACAGGGAGAAGGGGGTATCAATCCTGCACCTGAAAAGTATCTGAAAGGACTGCGAAAATTTTGCGACGACCATGGCATTTTGCTGATTTTTGATGAAGTTCAGAGCGGATTTGGCCGAACCGGGAACTGGGCGAGCTGGCAGAACTACAGGGTCACACCCGATATCTCCACGTATGCAAAATCATTAGGTTCAGGGATGCCAATTGCCGCTATTCTGGGGAAAGCTGACGTGATGGATGCTGCTGCGCCCGGAACCATCGGCGGAACCTACATCGGGAACCCCGTATGCTGCGCTGCCGCTCTTGCCACCATTGCCTATATGGAAGAGATCGACCTGAATAAAAAAGGCATTAAAGTGGGCATATACACCCGGAACAGGCTTAAAAAGCTACAGGAAAAATGTCCGCAGATTGGCGACGTGAGAGGGCTTGGCGCCTTTCTTGCCGTTGAGTTTGTCAAAAACGGAGACCCCCGGCAACCCGATGGTGAGCTGACGGGTAAAATCGTAAAAGCCTGTGCAGAGCGCGGACTCGTTTTACTAAGCGCGGGAACACACAAAAATGTGCTTCGAATTCTGTCTCCGCTGGTAATTAGTGATGAACAGCTCGATCAGGGACTTAGCATCTTAGAAGAAGAAACGTTGAAAGCCTGCGGGATAGAATTATGA
- a CDS encoding carbon-nitrogen hydrolase family protein, which yields MKPFAIAGVQMKVFATQSNVEMMKVKLDILMNLYPWVEMVVFSELCAYGPLIHTAQEIDGPFELEMKRMAKKHGIWLLPGSIFEKRGDDVYNTATVYNPEGEVVTRYSKMFPFYPYEVGVKPGSEFCVFEVPDVGKFGVSICYDMWFPETVRTLTVMGAEVILHPTLTGTIDREIELSIARASAATNQCYFFDINGLESGGSGRSIICGPDGRILYQADSTEEFIPIEVNMEKVKRSRELGLLRLGQPLKSFRDHIGDFTIYKEGADRSYLDSLGPLIKPNRVDELAKLKMQEKNLESHESGTEYKRNLGDEV from the coding sequence ATGAAACCATTTGCAATTGCCGGTGTTCAAATGAAGGTGTTCGCTACCCAGTCGAACGTGGAAATGATGAAGGTGAAGCTGGATATTCTGATGAATCTCTATCCCTGGGTGGAGATGGTGGTATTCAGCGAACTTTGTGCCTACGGCCCCCTTATTCATACTGCTCAGGAAATTGATGGCCCTTTCGAGCTCGAAATGAAGAGAATGGCCAAAAAGCACGGTATCTGGCTCCTCCCCGGATCTATCTTTGAAAAAAGAGGAGATGATGTTTACAACACGGCTACCGTCTATAATCCTGAAGGTGAGGTGGTCACACGGTACAGCAAAATGTTTCCATTTTATCCGTATGAGGTGGGTGTTAAGCCGGGCAGTGAATTTTGTGTGTTCGAAGTTCCGGATGTAGGAAAATTTGGTGTTTCCATATGCTACGATATGTGGTTTCCGGAAACCGTTCGCACCCTTACCGTGATGGGCGCGGAGGTGATTCTACATCCCACGCTTACAGGCACCATCGACCGGGAAATTGAACTCTCTATTGCCAGGGCATCAGCCGCCACAAACCAGTGTTACTTTTTTGATATAAACGGGCTGGAATCAGGAGGCAGCGGGCGTTCCATCATTTGCGGACCGGATGGGAGAATTCTTTACCAGGCCGATTCCACTGAGGAGTTTATTCCCATTGAAGTGAATATGGAAAAAGTGAAGCGCAGCCGTGAGCTGGGGCTGTTGCGGTTGGGTCAGCCCCTAAAAAGCTTCCGGGACCACATAGGAGATTTTACAATTTACAAGGAAGGAGCGGATCGTTCCTACCTCGATTCACTCGGCCCGCTTATTAAACCGAACCGCGTGGATGAATTGGCAAAATTGAAAATGCAGGAAAAAAATCTGGAGTCTCATGAATCCGGAACGGAATACAAGCGGAATTTGGGTGATGAGGTGTAA
- a CDS encoding aminotransferase class I/II-fold pyridoxal phosphate-dependent enzyme encodes MTATKLSSTHHFNVIQLRIDLWNQLRTQLQFYQKEENKDIDSESNKSVSEILDDLAVIEQYYSFPGKKRVVKLQEFLKNEEFYTASARVNEIVRQLVSESYRSNPRLIKDDSEDENSGNESSYQKRKSGNKNHFEVLFLDNLSRQEETAMRSKMAELSEDDEHLSYDVVVQRSFQDALIALLLNYNIQAVVIRYAPPYASNNIESLLKPFLGYIHDLDFSTFSEEDLGPILGKIIKQFRPELDIYYVTDTALLQLKDSTVKNFRRIFYRKDDIQELHLAILRGIRERYKTPFFTALKEYSQKPVGVFHAMPISRGNSVFKSRWIRDFGQFYGRNLCLAETSSTTGGLDSLLQPTGSLKEAQMMASKAYGSKCTFFVTNGTSTSNKIVQQALVEPGDLVLIDRDCHKSHHYGLVLAGALPVYLDSYPIEKYSMYGAVPLEEIKHTLLELKKAGRLDKVKMLLLTNCTFDGLVYNVERVMEEVLAIKPDIIFLWDEAWFAFAGFTYTYKQRTGMFVANKLYQKYQSKGYREKYNNHIESLSDGELPSIPDPDKVKIRVYSTQSTHKTLSSFRQGSMIHIWDEEYRRLVSDSFQEAYMTHTSTSPNYQILASMDAGRRQVQFEGYEMVEKSIELAMSIRAKIHDHPLLHKYFRVLTVRDFIPDQYRKSGLDEYYTDDHGWNRMEDAWEHDEFVLDPTKITLAVGLSGIDGDTFKNEYLMDQYNIQINKTSRNSILFMTSIGTTRGSVAYLVNTLLQIAEKLDEEYPALNKKETEILQKRIKSLMEDVPPLPDFSWFHSSFQAVPGVPGGDIRQAYFLSYKSDNCEYIPLKECLNVIEGGRELVSTTFVIPYPPGFPVLVPGQVISKEIIKFLLALDVKEIHGYRPELGLKVFTEKILNYQEEIPARAERMSGEKA; translated from the coding sequence ATGACAGCCACTAAACTGAGCAGTACTCATCATTTTAATGTTATCCAACTGCGAATTGATTTATGGAACCAGCTTCGGACTCAGCTTCAATTTTATCAGAAAGAGGAGAACAAAGATATTGATTCAGAGAGTAACAAGAGCGTTTCTGAAATTCTTGATGACCTTGCCGTTATTGAACAGTATTACTCTTTTCCAGGGAAAAAAAGGGTTGTGAAACTACAGGAGTTTCTTAAAAACGAGGAATTTTATACAGCCTCTGCAAGGGTCAACGAAATTGTACGTCAGCTTGTAAGCGAATCATATCGAAGTAATCCCCGGCTGATTAAGGACGATTCCGAGGATGAGAATTCCGGCAACGAAAGTTCTTATCAGAAGCGCAAAAGCGGTAATAAGAATCACTTTGAAGTTCTTTTTCTGGATAATCTGTCGCGCCAGGAAGAGACGGCGATGAGATCCAAAATGGCTGAACTTAGTGAAGATGATGAACATCTTTCATACGATGTGGTTGTGCAGCGTTCATTTCAGGATGCGCTCATCGCCCTGCTGTTAAACTACAACATTCAGGCGGTAGTTATTCGGTATGCTCCACCATACGCTTCAAATAATATTGAATCACTCCTTAAACCATTCCTGGGATATATTCACGACCTCGATTTTTCGACTTTTTCTGAAGAGGACCTGGGCCCGATTCTGGGCAAAATAATTAAGCAGTTCCGCCCTGAGCTGGATATCTACTATGTGACAGATACTGCCCTTTTACAGCTTAAAGATTCAACTGTGAAAAATTTCCGAAGGATCTTTTATCGAAAGGATGATATCCAGGAGCTGCACCTGGCCATTCTTCGGGGAATCCGTGAGCGATATAAAACACCCTTTTTCACGGCTCTTAAGGAGTACAGTCAAAAACCGGTTGGGGTTTTCCACGCGATGCCCATCTCCCGCGGAAATTCAGTTTTCAAATCACGATGGATCCGGGATTTCGGTCAGTTTTACGGACGTAATCTCTGCCTGGCCGAAACGTCTTCCACAACCGGAGGGCTAGACTCTCTCCTTCAGCCAACCGGTTCGCTGAAGGAAGCACAAATGATGGCATCAAAGGCATACGGATCCAAATGCACCTTTTTTGTAACCAATGGCACATCGACCTCCAACAAAATTGTACAGCAGGCGCTGGTTGAACCGGGAGACCTGGTGCTGATTGACCGCGACTGCCATAAATCACACCATTACGGGCTGGTACTTGCCGGGGCTCTTCCGGTCTACCTGGATTCCTATCCCATTGAAAAATACAGCATGTACGGCGCTGTTCCGCTGGAAGAGATTAAACATACTCTGCTCGAACTGAAAAAGGCCGGCAGGCTGGATAAAGTAAAAATGCTGCTGCTGACCAACTGCACATTTGACGGCCTTGTCTATAATGTGGAAAGAGTGATGGAGGAAGTTCTTGCCATCAAACCGGATATTATCTTTTTATGGGATGAAGCGTGGTTTGCTTTTGCCGGATTTACCTATACTTATAAGCAGCGCACCGGGATGTTTGTTGCCAACAAACTGTATCAAAAATACCAGTCAAAGGGATATCGCGAAAAGTATAATAATCATATTGAATCTCTGTCTGATGGTGAGCTGCCTTCGATACCCGATCCGGACAAGGTAAAGATTCGTGTATATTCCACTCAAAGTACTCATAAAACACTGTCGAGCTTTCGCCAGGGTTCCATGATCCATATCTGGGACGAAGAATACAGGCGTCTGGTGTCCGACAGCTTCCAGGAAGCCTACATGACCCACACATCCACCTCACCCAACTACCAGATCCTGGCATCGATGGATGCAGGAAGGCGGCAGGTACAGTTTGAAGGATACGAGATGGTTGAAAAAAGTATTGAGCTGGCAATGTCGATACGCGCCAAAATACATGATCATCCGCTGCTTCATAAATATTTTCGCGTGCTGACCGTCCGGGATTTTATCCCCGATCAGTATCGGAAGTCGGGTCTGGATGAATATTACACGGATGATCACGGCTGGAACCGAATGGAGGATGCGTGGGAGCACGATGAATTTGTGCTGGATCCCACAAAAATCACGCTTGCGGTTGGCCTCTCCGGAATAGACGGAGATACTTTCAAGAATGAATATCTGATGGACCAGTATAATATTCAGATTAATAAAACGTCCCGGAACTCCATTTTGTTTATGACCAGTATCGGTACCACGCGCGGAAGCGTGGCCTACCTGGTGAATACCCTGCTGCAGATTGCTGAAAAACTGGATGAGGAGTACCCGGCCCTGAATAAGAAAGAGACGGAGATTCTGCAAAAACGGATTAAATCGCTTATGGAAGATGTGCCGCCGCTTCCCGATTTCAGCTGGTTTCATTCCTCATTCCAGGCCGTCCCGGGCGTGCCGGGTGGAGATATCCGCCAGGCCTATTTTCTTTCATATAAATCTGACAATTGTGAATATATTCCCCTCAAAGAGTGTTTAAATGTTATAGAAGGTGGCAGGGAACTGGTTTCAACAACTTTTGTGATTCCCTATCCCCCGGGATTCCCGGTTCTGGTTCCCGGCCAGGTGATCAGTAAGGAGATTATCAAATTCCTGCTTGCCCTGGATGTAAAAGAGATTCACGGATACCGTCCGGAACTCGGATTGAAAGTGTTCACTGAAAAAATTCTTAATTATCAGGAAGAAATTCCTGCCCGCGCTGAAAGAATGTCGGGTGAAAAGGCATGA